A single region of the Stenotrophomonas sp. Marseille-Q4652 genome encodes:
- a CDS encoding serine hydrolase: MQQRKILPRWLLAGALLLAPPLAVACVEADASAQAQIDRLVDETVARYDLPGIAVGVIEGGEVIHVATRGRLAVDEPAAVDADSLFKIASNTKAMTGALLARLVQAGKLRWDDPVIRHLPQFRMHDPWVTQQIQVRDLLLHNSGLGLGAGDLMLWPEPNDFSRADIIAGLAHLKPVTSFRAGYAYDNLLYVVAGEVAAAAGGKPYNQLLREEVFAPLGLEGCRAGDWSPARTGNVAQPHVRREGRNVVGGRDGDWEADFPSMAAGGVRCSLTDMLRWSQVLLDPELVPGWLDTTQRRALWTAHMPMPISERMRQWEGTHFLGYGYGWRISDMEGQWKVAHTGTLSGMYSSLALLPDRRNGVVILINGEAEDARIALMQVLLQRWTQPQVRFSVGDYGDRLQADREASQSAGRVATDTTARQPATPAGLSQWAGVYRDPWFGEVTLCPQEGMVRWVSRKSPRLDGQVMRLESRWLVQWERLGEDAEAWLQFSHEDGKRVMQMRAIDPDIDFSYDYQDLHFVRTGACPASGAHP, encoded by the coding sequence ATGCAACAACGCAAGATCCTGCCGCGCTGGCTGCTGGCCGGCGCGCTGCTGCTGGCACCGCCGCTGGCGGTGGCCTGCGTCGAGGCCGATGCGAGTGCGCAGGCCCAGATCGACCGTCTGGTCGACGAGACGGTCGCGCGCTATGACCTGCCCGGCATTGCCGTCGGCGTAATCGAGGGCGGGGAGGTGATCCACGTGGCCACGCGTGGCCGGCTGGCCGTCGACGAACCCGCGGCGGTCGATGCCGACAGCCTGTTCAAGATCGCCTCCAACACCAAGGCGATGACCGGTGCGCTGCTGGCGCGGCTGGTGCAGGCCGGCAAGCTGCGCTGGGATGACCCGGTGATCAGGCACCTGCCGCAGTTCCGCATGCACGACCCATGGGTCACGCAGCAGATCCAGGTGCGCGACCTGCTGCTGCACAACTCCGGCCTCGGCCTCGGCGCCGGTGACCTGATGCTGTGGCCAGAACCCAATGATTTCAGCCGCGCCGACATCATCGCCGGCCTGGCCCACCTCAAGCCGGTGACCAGCTTCCGCGCCGGCTATGCCTACGACAACCTGCTGTACGTGGTGGCCGGCGAGGTCGCCGCCGCGGCCGGGGGCAAGCCGTACAACCAGTTGCTGCGCGAGGAAGTGTTCGCGCCGCTGGGCCTAGAGGGCTGCCGGGCCGGTGACTGGTCGCCGGCCAGGACCGGCAACGTCGCCCAGCCGCACGTGCGCCGCGAGGGCCGCAACGTGGTCGGCGGTCGCGATGGCGACTGGGAGGCCGATTTCCCGTCGATGGCCGCCGGCGGCGTGCGCTGCTCGCTTACGGACATGCTGCGCTGGAGCCAGGTGCTGCTCGATCCGGAGCTCGTGCCCGGCTGGCTGGACACCACGCAGCGCCGCGCGCTGTGGACCGCGCACATGCCAATGCCAATCAGCGAGCGCATGCGCCAATGGGAGGGCACGCACTTCCTGGGTTATGGCTATGGCTGGCGGATCTCGGACATGGAGGGCCAGTGGAAGGTTGCCCACACCGGCACGCTGTCGGGCATGTACTCCTCGCTGGCCCTGCTGCCGGACCGGAGGAACGGCGTGGTGATCCTGATCAACGGCGAGGCCGAGGACGCCCGCATCGCGCTGATGCAGGTGCTGCTCCAGCGCTGGACGCAGCCGCAGGTGCGCTTCAGCGTCGGCGATTACGGCGACCGGCTGCAGGCCGACCGCGAGGCCTCGCAGAGTGCCGGCCGGGTTGCCACGGATACCACCGCACGCCAGCCGGCAACCCCGGCCGGGCTGTCGCAGTGGGCCGGCGTGTACCGCGATCCGTGGTTCGGTGAGGTCACGCTGTGCCCGCAGGAAGGCATGGTGCGCTGGGTATCGCGCAAGTCGCCGCGGCTCGATGGCCAGGTCATGCGCCTGGAGTCGCGCTGGCTGGTGCAGTGGGAGCGGCTGGGCGAGGACGCCGAGGCATGGCTGCAGTTCTCGCATGAGGACGGGAAAAGGGTCATGCAGATGCGCGCCATCGACCCGGACATCGATTTCAGCTACGACTACCAGGACCTGCATTTCGTCCGCACCGGCGCGTGTCCCGCGTCCGGTGCCCACCCCTGA
- a CDS encoding PQQ-dependent sugar dehydrogenase, protein MTPRLLLTLACALTPGLVTTACAQDNEAQPAAVERAQWPFTATEFGRFDEPWAMTFLPDGGLLVTEKGGKLRHFDVTSRKSTEITGVPAVAYGGQGGLGDVVLHPQFASNQLVYISYAEAGDGDTRGAAVARAKLQLDKAGGGKLADLQVIWRQTPKVTGSGHYGHRIAFDQDGKLWISSSERQKFDPAQDMKANLGKLIRLNDDGSVPADNPFVDQGSPADQVWSLGHRNILGIAFDAQQRLWAHEMGPKGGDELNLIQRGGNYGYPLVSNGNHYDGREIPNHDTRPDFIAPKVTWWEVISPAGLIIYSGSQFPQWQGSGFIGGLSSKSLVRVAFEGENASEAERFDMGERIREVEQGPDGAIWLLEDGKGGRLLKLTPRN, encoded by the coding sequence ATGACGCCCCGACTGCTGCTCACCCTCGCCTGCGCGCTGACGCCCGGCCTGGTCACCACGGCCTGCGCGCAGGACAACGAAGCCCAGCCGGCGGCGGTGGAACGCGCGCAATGGCCGTTCACCGCCACCGAGTTCGGCAGGTTCGACGAGCCGTGGGCAATGACCTTCCTGCCTGATGGCGGCCTGCTGGTCACCGAGAAGGGCGGCAAGCTGCGCCATTTCGACGTCACCTCGCGCAAGAGCACGGAGATCACCGGCGTGCCGGCAGTGGCCTACGGTGGCCAGGGCGGCCTGGGCGACGTGGTGCTGCATCCGCAGTTCGCCAGCAACCAGCTGGTCTACATCAGCTATGCCGAGGCCGGCGACGGCGATACCCGCGGCGCGGCCGTGGCGCGGGCGAAGCTGCAGCTGGACAAGGCCGGTGGCGGCAAGCTGGCCGACCTGCAGGTGATCTGGCGGCAGACGCCCAAGGTCACCGGTAGCGGCCACTACGGCCACCGCATTGCCTTCGACCAGGACGGCAAGCTGTGGATCAGCTCCAGCGAGCGCCAGAAGTTCGATCCGGCGCAGGACATGAAGGCCAACCTCGGCAAGCTGATCCGGCTCAATGACGATGGTTCCGTGCCGGCCGACAACCCCTTCGTCGACCAGGGCAGTCCCGCCGACCAGGTGTGGTCGCTGGGCCACCGCAATATCCTCGGCATCGCCTTCGATGCGCAGCAGCGGTTGTGGGCGCACGAGATGGGCCCCAAGGGCGGCGACGAGCTCAACCTGATCCAGCGCGGCGGCAACTACGGCTATCCGCTGGTTTCAAACGGCAACCACTACGACGGCCGCGAGATCCCCAACCACGACACCCGTCCGGACTTCATCGCACCGAAGGTGACCTGGTGGGAAGTGATTTCCCCGGCCGGCCTGATCATCTACAGCGGCAGCCAGTTCCCGCAGTGGCAGGGCAGCGGCTTCATCGGTGGCCTGTCGTCCAAGTCGCTGGTTCGCGTCGCCTTCGAGGGCGAGAACGCCAGCGAGGCCGAGCGCTTTGACATGGGCGAGCGCATCCGCGAAGTCGAACAGGGTCCGGACGGCGCCATCTGGCTGCTGGAAGACGGCAAGGGCGGGCGCCTGCTCAAGCTGACCCCGCGCAACTGA
- a CDS encoding dipeptide epimerase, translating to MKITAIELGMLRVPLKTPFKTALRTVDTVEDIVVLVRTDTGHTGYGEAPATAVITGDTHGSIIEAIRHFIGPRLIGQDVSNLNRICGLIQGSMERNTSAKAAVEIAVYDLWAQLHGAPLYQMLGGGDPVITTDITISVDYIDKMVADSLSAIERGFESLKIKVGKDIGLDIKRVKAIHAAVEGRALLRLDANQGWTAKQAVHAMKALEDAGVVLELLEQPVKAADIAGLKYVTDRVNTPVMADESVFSPTQVFDLIQQRAADIINIKLMKTGGLSNAIRIADIAAIYGMPCMIGCMIESSISVAAAVHLAVARADVITKVDLDGPSLGRFNPVEGGVTFNESEISISDAPGLGITEVRGLEMLPA from the coding sequence ATGAAGATCACCGCCATCGAGCTCGGCATGCTGCGCGTGCCGCTGAAGACCCCGTTCAAGACCGCCCTGCGCACCGTCGACACGGTCGAGGACATCGTGGTGCTGGTGCGCACCGACACCGGCCACACCGGTTACGGCGAGGCACCGGCCACGGCGGTGATCACCGGTGACACCCACGGCTCGATCATCGAGGCGATCCGCCACTTCATCGGCCCGCGCCTGATCGGCCAGGACGTGTCCAACCTCAACCGCATCTGCGGGCTGATCCAGGGCTCGATGGAACGCAACACCAGCGCCAAGGCCGCGGTGGAGATTGCCGTCTACGACCTGTGGGCGCAGCTGCACGGCGCGCCGCTGTACCAGATGCTGGGTGGCGGCGACCCGGTGATCACCACCGACATCACGATCAGCGTCGACTACATCGACAAGATGGTGGCCGACTCGCTGTCGGCGATCGAGCGCGGCTTCGAGTCGCTGAAGATCAAGGTCGGCAAGGACATCGGCCTGGACATCAAGCGGGTCAAGGCGATCCATGCCGCGGTCGAGGGCCGTGCCCTGCTGCGCCTGGACGCCAACCAGGGCTGGACCGCCAAGCAGGCGGTGCACGCGATGAAGGCGCTGGAGGACGCGGGCGTGGTGCTGGAGTTGCTGGAACAGCCGGTCAAGGCGGCCGACATCGCCGGCCTGAAGTACGTCACCGACCGGGTCAACACGCCGGTGATGGCCGACGAGAGCGTGTTCAGCCCCACCCAGGTGTTCGACCTGATCCAGCAGCGCGCCGCCGACATCATCAACATCAAGCTGATGAAGACCGGTGGCCTGTCCAACGCGATCCGCATCGCCGACATCGCCGCGATCTACGGCATGCCGTGCATGATCGGCTGCATGATCGAATCGAGCATCAGCGTGGCGGCCGCCGTGCACCTGGCAGTGGCCCGCGCCGACGTGATCACCAAGGTCGACCTCGATGGTCCGTCGCTGGGCCGCTTCAACCCGGTCGAGGGCGGGGTCACCTTCAACGAGTCGGAGATCAGCATCTCCGATGCGCCCGGCCTGGGCATCACCGAGGTGCGCGGGCTGGAAATGCTCCCCGCATGA
- a CDS encoding SH3 domain-containing protein, with protein sequence MNPFRLSAALRPLPLGVAAAALLWSSLALASSPVPQRTGDGHAGVIGLQASYLGADHWVGQLPDPDRVILDRAGIAAQNARMRAEDKSIHDLAALPATLSREEVVARIQELSSLPSRTLYDVNGREVGASQLRSLERNLALGKVAATTDVRYGLVVHRAALRTFPTALRVFNSRGDTDIDRFQESALFPGDTVAVLHESADGQWLFVTSERYSAWIEKQHVGLGSRAQVLGYGSSGPYRVVTGATAFTAYTPEEPRVSRLQLDMGVRLPVLAGWPANEPVNGQQAHAGHVLQLPVRNADGSLALVPALLPRSQDTADEYLPLTPRNLLVQSFKFLGERYGWGHSYDARDCSGFVSEIYRSFGVLLPRNTSAQAVSPALDRIAFTADDGKDQRDQAVADLQVGDLVYIPGHVMMAIGKADGRTWLIHDTSGGSWFGADGKRVQAHLNGVSVTPLEPMMASDTASYVDRITNIQRIRPRAHE encoded by the coding sequence ATGAATCCGTTCCGCCTGTCTGCCGCCCTGCGGCCTTTGCCGTTGGGTGTCGCCGCCGCGGCCCTGCTGTGGTCATCGCTCGCGCTGGCTTCCTCGCCGGTGCCCCAGAGAACGGGCGACGGCCATGCCGGTGTCATCGGCCTGCAGGCTTCCTATCTGGGCGCCGACCACTGGGTCGGGCAGCTTCCCGATCCGGACCGCGTGATCCTGGACCGCGCCGGCATCGCCGCGCAGAACGCGCGCATGCGTGCCGAGGACAAGTCGATCCACGACCTCGCCGCGCTGCCGGCGACGCTGTCGCGCGAGGAGGTGGTTGCGAGGATCCAGGAGCTTTCGTCCCTGCCCAGCCGCACCCTGTATGACGTCAACGGGCGCGAGGTCGGCGCCTCGCAGCTGCGCTCGCTGGAGCGCAACCTGGCGCTGGGCAAGGTCGCGGCCACCACCGATGTCCGCTACGGGCTGGTGGTGCATCGCGCCGCGCTGCGCACCTTCCCGACCGCGCTGCGGGTGTTCAACAGCCGTGGCGATACCGACATCGACCGCTTCCAGGAGTCGGCGCTGTTCCCCGGCGATACGGTAGCAGTGCTGCACGAGAGCGCCGACGGCCAGTGGCTGTTCGTCACCAGCGAGCGCTACTCGGCGTGGATCGAGAAGCAGCATGTCGGCCTCGGCAGCCGCGCGCAGGTACTCGGCTATGGCAGCTCCGGCCCGTACCGGGTGGTGACCGGCGCCACCGCCTTCACCGCCTACACCCCGGAAGAGCCGCGCGTGTCGCGCCTGCAGCTGGACATGGGCGTACGCCTGCCGGTGCTGGCCGGCTGGCCGGCCAACGAACCGGTCAATGGCCAGCAGGCCCACGCCGGCCACGTGCTGCAGCTGCCGGTGCGCAACGCCGACGGCTCGCTGGCCCTGGTGCCGGCGCTGCTGCCGCGCTCGCAGGACACCGCCGACGAGTACCTGCCGCTGACCCCGCGCAACCTGCTGGTGCAGTCGTTCAAGTTCCTCGGCGAGCGCTACGGCTGGGGCCACTCGTACGACGCCCGCGACTGCAGCGGCTTCGTCTCGGAGATCTACCGCAGCTTCGGCGTGTTGCTGCCGCGCAATACCAGCGCGCAGGCGGTGAGCCCGGCGCTGGACCGCATCGCCTTCACTGCCGACGACGGCAAGGACCAGCGTGACCAGGCCGTGGCCGACCTGCAGGTCGGCGATCTGGTCTACATCCCGGGCCACGTGATGATGGCCATCGGCAAGGCCGACGGCCGTACCTGGCTGATCCACGACACCTCCGGCGGCAGCTGGTTCGGCGCGGATGGCAAGCGCGTGCAGGCCCACCTCAATGGCGTCTCGGTGACGCCGCTGGAGCCGATGATGGCCAGCGACACCGCCAGCTACGTCGACCGCATCACCAACATCCAACGCATCCGGCCACGGGCCCACGAATGA
- a CDS encoding MurR/RpiR family transcriptional regulator: MPPLLKIRSEREQMSAIERRIADFILDNAHLLRDYSSQQLANALDISQSSVVKFSQKLGFKGYPDLKYSIGEAVARAGNGQAEAAPAPPADSDYARHATDLHRAKLEAEEETRLVNPQETVEAIVGLLDAAPKVFVYGLGDDGLYAREFAMRLSLLGILTVHHADPVLMMANLSAARPGDVMLVFSEFGRLPQLWQLSRQFQEGGGRVVSITRHTSNPLRAHADAALAICAHAQAPHMAQLLYRSSLQYLLDFVFVLLCHANPDRYRQLGVNQERIQHLIDN; the protein is encoded by the coding sequence ATGCCACCGCTGCTGAAGATCCGTTCCGAACGCGAGCAGATGTCGGCGATCGAGCGTCGCATCGCCGACTTCATCCTCGACAACGCCCACCTGCTGCGCGACTACTCCTCGCAGCAGCTAGCCAATGCGCTGGACATCAGCCAGTCCTCGGTCGTGAAGTTCAGCCAGAAGCTCGGCTTCAAGGGCTATCCCGACCTGAAGTACTCCATTGGCGAGGCGGTGGCCCGCGCCGGCAACGGCCAGGCCGAGGCCGCACCGGCGCCGCCGGCCGACAGCGACTACGCCCGCCACGCCACCGACCTGCACCGTGCCAAGCTCGAGGCCGAGGAGGAAACGCGGCTGGTGAATCCGCAGGAGACGGTGGAGGCCATCGTCGGCCTGCTCGATGCCGCACCGAAGGTGTTCGTCTACGGCCTGGGCGATGACGGCCTGTACGCACGCGAGTTCGCGATGCGGCTGTCGCTGCTGGGCATCCTCACCGTGCACCACGCCGATCCGGTGCTGATGATGGCCAACCTTTCCGCTGCGCGGCCGGGCGACGTGATGCTGGTGTTCTCCGAGTTCGGCCGGCTGCCCCAGCTGTGGCAGCTCTCGCGCCAGTTCCAGGAAGGCGGCGGCAGGGTGGTGTCGATCACCCGCCACACCTCCAATCCGCTGCGCGCGCATGCCGATGCGGCGCTGGCGATCTGCGCCCATGCGCAGGCACCGCACATGGCGCAACTGTTGTACCGTTCCTCGCTGCAGTACCTGCTCGATTTCGTGTTCGTGCTGCTGTGCCATGCCAACCCGGACCGGTACCGCCAGCTCGGCGTCAACCAGGAACGGATCCAGCACCTGATCGACAACTGA
- a CDS encoding APC family permease — MSEADNSQPQLVRAVSRWQIVGLSINDVIGSGIYLLPAATVALLGGFSLWGVVLAGVVVALLVACYAQAASYYDAPGGSYLYAREAFGPFIGFQVGWMIWLTRIASAAALANALADALARFWPVLGEGGGRAAVIVGSLGLLTFINVIGVRSAARTGVALVIGKLLPLAVFIFVGLFYVDWSLAFRGEAIALHDPARLGEAALLLLYAYAGFENIPAAAGEYRNPRRDLPFALMTMIVTVTLVYAGVQLVAQGTLAGLAGSATPLADSAATFGGVGMAMLLTFGAVVSILGTNSNTMMMGPRFLYALAHDGYGPSILARVHARFRTPAAAIITQGVIALGLALAPMLIEEPTHNPFVLLALLSMVTRLLSYIGTAAAVLVLERRYGHRAEAMQLPGGRLIPVLALLLCLALFASASWQNILAAAVAFAIGAVIYLFPRRAH; from the coding sequence GTGAGCGAAGCCGACAACAGCCAGCCGCAGCTGGTCCGCGCGGTCAGTCGCTGGCAGATCGTCGGCCTGTCGATCAATGACGTCATCGGCAGCGGCATCTACCTGCTGCCCGCGGCCACGGTCGCCCTGCTCGGCGGCTTCAGCCTGTGGGGCGTGGTGCTGGCCGGCGTCGTCGTCGCGCTGCTGGTGGCCTGCTACGCGCAGGCGGCCAGCTATTACGACGCGCCCGGCGGCAGCTACCTGTACGCACGCGAGGCCTTTGGCCCGTTCATCGGATTCCAGGTCGGCTGGATGATCTGGCTGACCCGCATCGCCTCGGCGGCGGCGCTGGCCAATGCCCTGGCCGACGCGCTGGCGCGGTTCTGGCCGGTGCTCGGCGAAGGCGGCGGGCGTGCGGCGGTGATCGTCGGCTCGCTCGGGCTGCTGACCTTCATCAACGTGATAGGCGTGCGTTCGGCCGCGCGCACCGGCGTGGCGCTGGTGATCGGCAAGCTGCTGCCGCTGGCGGTCTTCATCTTCGTCGGCCTGTTCTACGTGGACTGGTCGCTGGCCTTCCGCGGCGAGGCCATTGCCCTGCATGACCCGGCCAGGCTCGGCGAAGCGGCCTTGCTGCTGCTCTATGCCTATGCCGGTTTCGAGAACATTCCGGCCGCCGCCGGCGAATACCGCAACCCGCGCCGCGACCTGCCGTTCGCGCTGATGACGATGATCGTCACCGTGACCCTGGTCTATGCCGGCGTGCAGCTGGTCGCCCAAGGCACGCTGGCCGGGCTGGCCGGTTCGGCCACACCGCTGGCCGATTCGGCCGCCACCTTCGGCGGCGTCGGCATGGCGATGCTGCTGACCTTCGGCGCGGTGGTGTCGATCCTGGGCACCAACTCCAACACGATGATGATGGGCCCGCGCTTCCTGTACGCCCTGGCCCATGACGGCTACGGCCCGTCGATCCTGGCCCGGGTGCATGCCCGCTTCCGCACCCCGGCCGCGGCCATCATCACCCAGGGCGTGATCGCGCTTGGCCTGGCGCTGGCACCGATGCTGATCGAGGAACCCACCCACAATCCGTTCGTGCTGCTGGCCCTGCTGTCGATGGTGACCCGGCTGCTGTCCTACATCGGCACCGCCGCGGCGGTGCTGGTGCTGGAGCGCCGCTACGGCCACCGCGCCGAGGCCATGCAGCTGCCCGGCGGCCGGCTGATCCCGGTGCTGGCGCTGCTGCTGTGCCTGGCGCTGTTTGCCAGCGCCAGCTGGCAGAACATCCTTGCCGCGGCGGTGGCCTTCGCGATCGGCGCGGTGATCTACCTGTTCCCGCGCCGGGCTCACTGA
- a CDS encoding TonB-dependent receptor: MAQSATGAVAGRASAGDQITITNAATGLTRTVTVGADGTYRLSQLPVGDYTLSVSRGGQGAGQDLTVSVPLGGTATINLNAEGGLRNLDTVHVVGSRVVNRVDVYSTESSFNINREELARLPVDQSLSSVALLAPGVVASGATFGGLTFGGSSVAENVAYINGLNVTDPYRRQGFSSVPFAFYKEVQVKTGGYSAEFGRSTGGVINAVTRSGTNEFHGGVQVTAEPAAWESSRDDHFYRDGSITDLNRTSRDASPFYKYNAWASGPIVQDKLFFFAMYEKRDADSRDIDESEAWKTDSGNDFWGAKLDWRISDDHLVELLAFSDKATSYTTKYNDYVWDTRQWGEPDIGSAASGSGGDNWSATYTGHLTENFTAKLMYGVNERSATSGSNMDAECSTYAHTAYTNGPKPDRIGCHPNNARVSTRYDEREASRVDFEWTLGDHLVRFGYDREVMDSDSTVFNPGDGLAYSVLNTRPGAVLANGAAVPAGVTGLIDARRYVTGAPVSTDTQAFYIEDNWNVTPNLLLSLGVRADKFTNTLASGALFARADFGDMISPRLGFSWDMNGDGTTKLFGNAGRYYIPLTNKLTDYFGGGTTDEHTYYALAGWEQRTDSSGAAYYVPVPGGQIGPVNTDGNAPAPDDMRTAVARNLKQVFQDEYILGFQQAISESWSYGANVTYRRMTRAVEDAAIRHVDGCPWYSGDWPIINPGEKTTLWCPTTNDWVSFDSSKDGYITTGSGIVMGYKKPKRTYKGVELQLDRAWDDRWAFNASYLWSKSEGNIEGPVNSDTGYNDTNLVQYYDHPAVNERYGYLFNDHRHQIKLRGSFKLNEALSFGGTFTAISGGPITAYGVRWPNDNRSAGGPGEYSGGGSGWLCVANCSSIDRELVYSPRGAFGRMPWVKDLGLNVTWTIPVPVGDLKARFNIYNVLNSQAAVNVHSRYESAPGVQMPHFAEARRWQAPRYAQLDVSWSF, encoded by the coding sequence ATGGCACAGAGTGCGACCGGTGCGGTGGCCGGCCGGGCAAGCGCAGGTGACCAGATCACCATCACCAATGCCGCCACCGGCCTGACCCGCACGGTCACCGTGGGCGCCGATGGCACCTACCGCCTGTCCCAGCTGCCGGTTGGCGACTACACCCTGTCGGTTTCGCGTGGGGGCCAGGGCGCCGGCCAGGACCTGACCGTGTCCGTGCCGCTGGGCGGCACCGCTACCATCAACCTCAATGCCGAAGGTGGCCTGCGCAACCTCGACACGGTGCACGTGGTCGGCTCGCGCGTGGTCAACCGCGTGGACGTCTACTCCACCGAAAGCTCGTTCAACATCAACCGCGAGGAACTGGCGCGGCTGCCGGTGGACCAGAGCCTGAGTTCGGTCGCGCTGCTCGCCCCGGGCGTGGTGGCCAGTGGCGCCACCTTCGGCGGCCTGACCTTCGGCGGCTCCTCGGTGGCCGAGAACGTGGCCTACATCAACGGCCTCAACGTCACCGACCCGTACCGTCGCCAGGGCTTCTCCTCGGTGCCGTTCGCCTTCTACAAGGAAGTGCAGGTCAAGACCGGCGGCTACTCGGCCGAATTCGGCCGCAGCACCGGCGGCGTGATCAATGCCGTCACCCGTTCGGGCACCAACGAGTTCCACGGCGGCGTGCAGGTCACCGCCGAGCCGGCGGCCTGGGAATCCAGCCGCGACGACCACTTCTACCGGGACGGCAGCATCACCGACCTCAACCGGACCAGCCGCGACGCCAGTCCGTTCTACAAGTACAACGCCTGGGCGTCCGGCCCGATCGTGCAGGACAAGCTGTTCTTCTTCGCGATGTACGAGAAGCGCGATGCAGACTCGCGCGACATCGACGAAAGCGAGGCCTGGAAGACCGACAGCGGCAACGACTTCTGGGGCGCCAAGCTGGACTGGCGCATCAGCGACGACCACCTGGTCGAGCTGCTCGCGTTCTCCGACAAGGCGACCTCGTACACCACCAAGTACAACGACTACGTCTGGGATACCAGGCAGTGGGGCGAGCCGGACATCGGCAGTGCCGCATCCGGTTCGGGTGGCGACAACTGGTCGGCGACCTACACCGGCCACCTGACCGAGAACTTCACCGCCAAGCTCATGTACGGCGTCAATGAGCGCAGCGCCACCTCCGGCAGCAACATGGATGCCGAGTGCAGCACCTACGCGCACACCGCCTATACCAACGGTCCCAAGCCGGACCGCATCGGTTGCCACCCCAACAACGCCCGCGTCAGCACCCGCTATGACGAGCGCGAAGCCAGCCGCGTGGACTTCGAGTGGACGCTGGGCGACCACCTGGTCCGTTTCGGCTATGACCGCGAGGTGATGGATTCGGACAGCACGGTCTTCAACCCGGGCGACGGCCTGGCCTACAGCGTGCTAAACACCCGTCCGGGCGCGGTGCTGGCCAACGGCGCGGCGGTGCCGGCCGGTGTCACCGGCCTGATCGACGCCCGCCGTTACGTAACCGGCGCGCCGGTCTCCACCGACACCCAGGCCTTCTACATCGAGGACAACTGGAACGTCACCCCGAACCTGCTGCTCAGCCTGGGCGTGCGCGCCGACAAGTTCACCAACACCCTGGCCAGCGGCGCGCTGTTCGCCAGGGCCGACTTCGGCGACATGATCTCCCCGCGCCTGGGCTTCAGCTGGGACATGAACGGCGACGGCACCACCAAGCTGTTCGGCAACGCCGGCCGCTACTACATCCCGCTGACCAACAAGCTGACCGACTACTTCGGCGGCGGCACCACCGACGAGCACACCTACTACGCGCTGGCCGGCTGGGAGCAGCGCACCGACTCCAGCGGTGCGGCCTACTACGTGCCGGTGCCGGGCGGCCAGATCGGCCCGGTGAACACCGATGGCAACGCCCCGGCGCCGGATGACATGCGCACCGCCGTGGCCAGGAACCTCAAGCAGGTGTTCCAGGACGAATACATCCTGGGCTTCCAGCAGGCGATCAGCGAATCCTGGTCCTACGGTGCGAACGTGACCTACCGCCGCATGACCCGCGCGGTGGAAGATGCGGCCATCCGCCACGTCGACGGCTGCCCGTGGTACTCGGGCGACTGGCCGATCATCAACCCGGGCGAGAAGACCACCCTGTGGTGCCCGACCACCAACGACTGGGTCAGCTTCGACAGCTCCAAGGACGGCTACATCACCACCGGCAGCGGCATCGTCATGGGCTACAAGAAGCCCAAGCGCACCTACAAGGGCGTGGAGCTGCAGCTGGACCGCGCCTGGGATGACAGGTGGGCGTTCAACGCCAGCTACCTGTGGTCCAAGTCCGAGGGCAACATCGAAGGCCCGGTGAACTCGGATACCGGCTACAACGACACCAACCTGGTGCAGTACTACGACCACCCGGCGGTCAACGAGCGCTACGGCTACCTGTTCAACGACCACCGCCACCAGATCAAGCTGCGTGGCAGCTTCAAGTTGAACGAGGCGCTGTCCTTCGGCGGCACCTTTACTGCGATCTCCGGTGGCCCGATCACCGCCTATGGCGTGCGCTGGCCCAACGACAACCGCAGTGCCGGTGGTCCGGGCGAGTACAGCGGCGGCGGTTCGGGCTGGCTGTGCGTGGCCAACTGCTCGAGCATCGATCGCGAGCTGGTGTACAGCCCGCGTGGTGCCTTCGGCCGCATGCCGTGGGTCAAGGACCTGGGCCTCAACGTCACCTGGACCATCCCGGTGCCGGTGGGCGACCTGAAGGCACGCTTCAACATCTACAACGTGCTCAACAGCCAGGCCGCGGTCAACGTGCACTCGCGTTACGAGAGCGCCCCGGGCGTGCAGATGCCGCACTTCGCCGAGGCCCGCCGCTGGCAGGCCCCGCGCTACGCGCAGCTGGACGTGAGCTGGAGCTTCTGA